In Phyllopteryx taeniolatus isolate TA_2022b chromosome 13, UOR_Ptae_1.2, whole genome shotgun sequence, the following are encoded in one genomic region:
- the hif1ab gene encoding hypoxia inducible factor 1 subunit alpha b — MDTGIVPEKKRVSSERRKEKSRDAARCRRGKESEVFYELAEQLPLPHSVSSSLDKASVMRLTISYLRMRKLLGTDELKAEEESELDTQLNSSYLKALEGFLMVLSEDGDIIYLSENVNKCLGLAQFDLTGHSVYDFTHPCDQEELREMLVHRTGSKKAKEPNTERTFFLRMKCTLTSRGRTVNVKSATWKVLHCAGHVRLHSGLNEQTAEEPRVPYLVLICDPIPHPSNIEVPLDAKTFLSRHTMDMKFTYCDERITELLGYEPEDLLDRSVYEYYHALDSDHLTKTHHNLFAKGQVSTGQYRMLAKRGGFVWVETQATVIYNNKNSQPQCVVCVNFVLSGIQEEKLILSLEQTEDVKPVKEEQQDDQKLAVENCPLEKSPTLLKKKEKEEEKAAELDVIELFTQTPEPKPVTSLYDQLKEEPEALTLLAPAAGDTIISLDFTCPDSDIQLLKDVPLYNDVMLPATSEKLALPLSPLPPSEPLAVDVAAVNGKRENYAGPAATSTTSHSTAEVTPPPDFCLTMDPDISDFKLDLVEKLFAIDTQPKTPFTTQTMEDLDLEMLAPYIPMDDDFQLRSVSPERPLSCGPVKSLENSPAPAAQDLHNYLGLPVSTPGGGSTSPAPPEPVSASPVFIKRTPQLDKEVSLRTLAAQNAQRKRKLDDIGEIVGQGTLPRENVEQGKKLKAELGTIQTVLLLPSDLASCLLGTTSEATSSLLNLPQLTRYDCEVNAPLQGRQYLLQGEELLRALDHTN; from the exons GGTGAGCTCGGAGAGAAGGAAGGAGAAGTCAAGGGATGCGGCGCGATGTCGGCGCGGGAAGGAGTCGGAGGTGTTTTACGAACTCGCCGAACAGCTGCCGTTGCCTCACAGTGTCAGCTCCAGCTTAGACAAGGCGTCCGTCATGAGGCTCACAATCAGCTACCTGCGCATGAGGAAATTGCTTGGCACTG ATGAGCTGAAAGCAGAGGAAGAGAGCGAGTTGGACACACAGTTGAACAGCTCCTATTTAAAAGCTCTGGAGGGCTTTCTCATGGTGTTGTCAGAAGATGGCGATATCATTTATCTCTCCGAGAATGTTAACAAGTGCCTTGGCCTGGCACAG TTTGACTTGACTGGACACAGCGTGTATGACTTCACACACCCTTGTGACCAGGAGGAGCTGAGGGAGATGCTGGTTCACAGAACAG GCTCCAAAAAGGCAAAGGAACCAAACACAGAGCGCACCTTCTTCCTTCGAATGAAGTGCACACTCACTAGCCGGGGCCGCACTGTCAATGTCAAGTCTGCTACATGGAAG GTGCTCCACTGCGCCGGCCACGTGCGCTTACACAGTGGCCTCAACGAGCAGACTGCCGAGGAGCCGCGGGTTCCTTATCTGGTGTTGATCTGTGATCCTATTCCACACCCTTCCAACATTGAGGTCCCTCTGGATGCCAAGACGTTTCTCAGTCGCCACACAATGGATATGAAGTTCACATATTGTGATGAGAG AATTACTGAGCTTTTGGGATATGAGCCGGAGGACCTGTTGGATCGTTCTGTGTACGAGTACTATCACGCTCTCGACTCAGACCACCTCACCAAGACTCATCACAACT TGTTTGCAAAAGGCCAGGTTAGCACAGGCCAATACCGGATGCTGGCCAAGAGAGGAGGGTTTGTGTGGGTGGAGACACAAGCAACTGTCATCTACAATAATAAGAACTCTCAGCCACAATGTGTGGTCTGTGTCAACTTTGTTCTCAG CGGCATCCAGGAAGAGAAACTGATCTTGTCTCTGGAGCAGACAGAAGATGTCAAGCCTGTAAAAGAGGAGCAGCAGGATGACCAAAAGCTTGCTGTGGAGAACTGCCCACTGGAGAAGTCGCCAACCCTGCtgaaaaagaaggagaaagaggaggaaaaggCCGCGGAGCTGGACGTCATCGAGCTGTTTACTCAAACGCCTGAGCCGAAGCCAGTGACCAGCTTGTATGATCAGCTGAAGGAAGAGCCCGAGGCCCTGACTCTGCTGGCCCCAGCGGCTGGAGACACCATCATCTCCCTGGACTTCACCTGCCCTG ATTCTGACATTCAGCTGCTGAAGGACGTGCCTCTCTACAATGACGTGATGCTTCCCGCCACGAGTGAAAAGCTGGCATTGCCTCTTTCCCCTCTGCCGCCCAGTGAGCCCCTCGCTGTCGATGTCGCCGCTGTGAACGGGAAAAGGGAAAACTATGCCGGACCCGCAGCCACGTCAACAACCAGCCACAGCACAGCAGAG GTTACTCCTCCTCCGGATTTTTGCTTAACCATGGACCCGGACATCTCTGACTTCAAACTAGACTTAGTGGAGAAGCTTTTTGCCATTGATACACAACCCAAGACCCCCTTTACCACACAG ACAATGGAGGACTTGGACCTGGAGATGTTGGCTCCCTACATCCCCATGGATGACGACTTCCAGCTGCGCAGTGTGAGCCCCGAACGGCCGCTGTCTTGCGGACCTGTCAAATCCCTCGAGAACTCCCCTGCCCCCGCCGCGCAGGATCTCCATAACTATCTCGGCCTGCCTGTCAGTACGCCAGGTGGTGGCAGCACTTCCCCGGCACCACCCGAGCCAGTTTCTGCTTCCCCTGTCTTCATTAAGAG AACACCACAATTGGACAAGGAAGTGTCCCTCCGCACCCTGGCAGCTCAAAATGCACAGCGCAAAAGAAAACTGGATGACATAGGAGAAATTGTTGGCCAG GGAACTTTGCCCAGGGAAAATGTGGAACAAGGGAAAAAACTGAAGGCTGAGTTGGGCACAATCCAAACTGTACTTCTGCTGCCTTCAG ATTTGGCGAGTTGCCTGTTAGGCACCACATCAGAGGCCACCTCGTCACTGTTGAACCTGCCGCAGCTCACCCGCTACGACTGCGAGGTCAACGCCCCCTTGCAGGGCCGGCAGTATTTGCTGCAGGGGGAGGAGCTTCTGCGTGCGTTGGACCACACCAACTGA
- the LOC133487722 gene encoding serine protease HTRA2, mitochondrial-like yields the protein MAAAAAVVSRRIRLAALTHTWRNSAAITCSRRRLSPVLKSDRGVSGDNTQVDRRAPASDKGGEDDRSHPRLLKSLVSVGLGLCGAAALLDGREDGGDPKSRGVLERILATAECASPFKPDTPRYKYNFIADVVEKSTPAVVYIEIVSRHPFSGREVAVSNGSGFIISSDGLIVTNAHVVANKRGVRVKLTNGDMYHAAVQDVDPVADIATIKISAKNPLPTLALGRSSDVRQGEFVVAMGSPFALRNTITSGIISSVQRGSKELGLSNPNMEYIQTDAAIDFGNSGGPLINLDGEVIGINTMKVTPGISFAIPSDRLRLFLDQASKRKSSWFGESETKRRYIGVMMLTLTQSIIAELKLRDPSFPEVTHGILIHRVIMGSPAHRAGLLPGDVVLEINSVKVNSSEEIYSAVRNSDKITVVVQRGEAQLQLQMTPESTE from the exons ATGGCAGCCGCCGCGGCTGTTGTCAGTCGCCGTATCCGCCTCGCGGCGTTAACCCACACTTGGAGAAATAGTGCAGCGATAACATGCAGCCGCCGGCGGTTGTCTCCGGTCCTGAAATCCGACCGCGGTGTCTCTGGCGACAACACGCAAGTGGACCGGAGAGCTCCGGCGTCGGACAAGGGAGGAGAAGACGACCGCAGCCACCCCCGCCTGCTGAAGTCGTTGGTGTCCGTGGGCTTGGGACTGTGCGGTGCCGCCGCGCTTCTGGACGGCCGAGAGGACGGCGGTGACCCCAAATCACGCGGGGTACTTGAACGCATCCTGGCGACAGCCGAGTGCGCGTCCCCCTTTAAACCGGACACTCCTCGATATAAATACAACTTCATCGCAGATGTGGTGGAAAAGTCGACTCCGGCGGTCGTCTACATCGAAATCGTGAGCAG acatcCATTTTCCGGGAGGGAAGTGGCAGTGTCCAATGGCTCTGGATTTATCATCAGCAGCGACGGCCTCATCGTGACCAATGCTCACGTGGTGGCCAACAAGCGAGGGGTCCGCGTCAAGCTCACAAATGGAGATATGTACCATGCCGCCGTGCAAGATGTCGATCCGGTGGCGGACATCGCAACCATCAAAATCTCTGCGAAG AATCCTCTACCCACGCTCGCCCTGGGCCGTTCGTCCGATGTCCGTCAAGGAGAGTTTGTGGTGGCCATGGGAAGCCCGTTTGCGTTACGGAACACCATCACATCAGGGATCATCAGCTCTGTGCAGAGGGGCAGTAAGGAGCTCGGCCTGTCGAACCCCAACATGGAGTACATCCAGACTGATGCGGCGATCGAC TTTGGCAATTCCGGAGGCCCGCTCATCAACCTG GATGGTGAAGTCATCGGGATAAACACTATGAAAGTCACTCCAGGCATCTCCTTTGCTATCCCGTCCGATCGCCTGCGACTTTTCCTCGATCAAGCttccaaaagaaaaa GTTCCTGGTTTGGCGAGTCCGAGACAAAGCGGCGGTACATTGGCGTCATGATGCTAACGCTGACTCAGAG CATCATTGCTGAGCTGAAGCTGAGGGATCCATCTTTCCCAGAAGTGACTCATGGAATTCTGATCCACCGAGTTATAATGGGCTCCCCGGCGCACAG AGCCGGGCTGCTGCCAGGAGATGTTGTGCTGGAAATCAACAGTGTGAAAGTGAACAGCTCAGAGGAGATCTACTCGGCCGTGCGTAACAGTGATAAGATCACCGTGGTGGTGCAGAGAGGAGAAGCGCAGCTTCAACTGCAAATGACTCCTGAATCCACAGAGTGA
- the LOC133487716 gene encoding rho GTPase-activating protein 11A-like → MMVEERSLVRLVAVQHLRTAFGIKAKNWNKNKAASCKSTATTNSTKVFGVPLESLPYYNMARGRVPSFLVDACMKLQAHVDTEGLFRKSGSVVRLKGLRTKVDSGEECLSAAFPCDVAGLVKQFFRDLPEPVLPTELQEAFLKAQQLPTKEERTSATMLLSCVLPDRSLSVLCHFFDFLQNVSKRSAENKMDSANLSVILAPNLLHCGEGTEKMNTNTEKRIRLQTAVVHCFIEHAHNFGALPPFLEEKVSAMMHRDPAILSPAFIELQEVDQNSGRRRRHGHSLGVFSSATPVIVTPSSKRKLPLDSAPSFGFSNKKRRSVKKNLGMELLPSSLFSGTSTPGSACSASGVLDSPQSTLSSAGKSLRHSDASARRKSRRPSSRRVVRRVESGRAGCFSPKVDKKEAAHKSLRQRFSLGRSCKDAGSGSIGWRLATQESTTAFCLTRETATFSASLLPRIAQSNSSHFISKSEDNLLSPQCEPGARRTSWSAEAPGGSRLFSPDTHLKNHRTSEPAIVVSKPATGSGLPQKLCRASSAESLESESAVSEASSRTVASENALGTLTHETAKAQPSDATPLPLPTEDTRKFPSHNELNMTFDSEALSPLHIDSTVLSSSGSCRPAPGAVGHDSFATGGSDDSAERLRWSRPVGALESSVRSPARFRLGVSPGPRSTPYTPRLELAAELSAAGIGKAHRKHVSSPEAGPQIQQPHQPRVADHIQHFNKLTLKSPKGAKAKHVRSPLKFQRTPVRQAVRRINSSHGATRLPAGNSDTAHARGINAVKAVSLESGLSPRPPPEGARPLVPKRPRPVPAKKPNTRAAKSEAFALGDVTNEVPSGSDVDSSVADAAGAREAFSPQLAEIEARRDRGSPRDPLNRPRLLPATKPVDL, encoded by the exons ATGATGGTCGAGGAGAGAAGTTTGGTTCGCCTAGTGGCTGTGCAACATCTCCGGACAGCGTTTGGGATCAAGGCAAAGAactggaacaaaaacaaagcagccAGTTGTAAGTCAACAGCAACAACCAACTCG ACAAAGGTATTTGGAGTACCATTGGAGAGTTTACCGTATTATAACATGGCACGTGGGAGAGTGCCAAG CTTTCTGGTGGATGCATGCATGAAGTTGCAGGCGCATGTCGACACGGAGGGCCTGTTCAGAAAATCGGGCTCTGTTGTTCGATTGAAAGGCCTTCGG ACTAAAGTGGATTCGGGTGAGGAGTGCCTGTCTGCCGCGTTCCCCTGCGATGTGGCTGGCCTGGTGAAGCAGTTCTTTAGGGACCTGCCAGAACCTGTGTTACCCACCGAGCTGCAGGAGGCCTTCCTCAAGGCCCAGCAGCTTCCCACCAAGGAGGAGCGCACCTCCGCCACAATGCTGCTCTCTTGTGTCCTGCCTGACCGGAGCCTCAGTGTCTTGTGCCATTTCTTTGACTTCCTCCAAAATGTCTCGAAGAG GAGTGCAGAGAATAAGATGGACAGTGCCAATTTGTCTGTAATCTTGGCTCCCAATCTCCTCCACTGTGGAGAAGGTACAGAGAAGATGAACACCAACACAGAAAAACGCATCAGACTGCAGACAGCTGTTGTTCACTGCTTCATAGAGCATGCTCACAACTTTG GTGCACTGCCACCGTTCCTTGAAGAGAAGGTTTCAGCCATGATGCACCGTGACCCAGCAATTTTGTCGCCTGCATTCATTGAGCTTCAGGAGGTAGACCAAAACTCAGGGAGGAGGCGGAGACACGGGCACAGTCTCGGAG tATTTTCTTCTGCCACTCCTGTGATTGTGACCCCATCCTCCAAGCGAAAACTGCCTCTAGATTCCGCTCCTTCTTTTGGATTCTCAAACAAGAAACGTAGATCTGTCAAGAAGAATCTGGGGATGGAATTGCTTCCCAGTTCCTTGTTCAGCGGCACCTCCACCCCTGGATCAG CTTGCAGTGCGTCAGGGGTGTTGGATTCGCCCCAAAGTACTCTTTCCTCGGCTGGGAAGTCTCTAAGGCACTCAGACGCCTCGGCAAGGAGAAAGAGCAGACGACCGAGCAGCAGACGTGTAGTCCGCAG AGTTGAATCTGGAAGAGCCGGCTGCTTTTCTCCCAAAGTCGACAAAAAAGAAGCAGCACACAAGTCTCTGCGCCAGCGTTTCAGCTTGGGGAGGAGCTGCAAAGATGCC GGATCTGGGTCCATAGGTTGGCGACTTGCCACCCAGGAGAGCACCACCGCTTTCTGTTTGACCAGAGAGACCGCCACGTTCAGTGCATCGCTTCTGCCCAGAATTGCTCAATCCAACA GTTCCCATTTTATAAGCAAGTCTGAGGACAACTTGCTGTCCCCCCAGTGTGAGCCGGGCGCCCGCCGCACCTCGTGGAGCGCAGAGGCCCCTGGAGGATCCCGGCTCTTTAGCCCCGATACACATCTGAAGAACCATCGCACGTCGGAACCCGCCATTGTCGTGTCCAAACCTGCGACTGGGTCCGGCCTCCCTCAAAAGTTGTGTCGCGCTTCCAGTGCGGAGAGCCTGGAAAGCGAGTCGGCCGTTTCCGAAGCCTCGAGCCGAACGGTAGCGTCTGAGAACGCCCTCGGAACTCTGACACACGAGACGGCGAAAGCGCAGCCGTCAGACGCTACCCCGCTCCCTCTGCCGACTGAGGACACGCGCAAGTTCCCGAGTCATAATGAGCTAAATATGACCTTTGACTCGGAAGCCTTATCACCTCTGCATATTGATAGTACAGTTTTAAGTTCTTCTGGGAGTTGTCGTCCAGCGCCGGGAGCCGTCGGCCACGATAGCTTCGCGACGGGTGGAAGCGACGACTCGGCCGAGCGGCTTCGCTGGAGTAGACCGGTTGGAGCTCTGGAGTCCAGCGTGCGGAGTCCAGCGCGCTTCAGACTTGGTGTCTCGCCAGGACCGCGGTCCACTCCCTATACGCCACGCCTTGAGCTGGCAGCTGAACTGAGCGCAGCTGGCATCGGTAAAGCACATCGCAAGCACGTGTCTTCTCCAGAAGCCGGTCCCCAAATCCAACAGCCGCACCAGCCCCGTGTGGCAGACCACATTCAACATTTCAACAAACTCACCCTGAAGTCTCCCAAAGGCGCCAAGGCCAAACACGTCAGGTCGCCGCTGAAGTTCCAGCGCACCCCCGTGAGGCAGGCGGTCCGAAGAATTAACTCGAGCCACGGAGCGACTAGGCTACCTGCCGGAAATTCGGACACGGCCCACGCTCGAGGCATCAACGCCGTGAAAGCCGTCAGCCTGGAGAGCGGCCTGTCCCCGCGCCCGCCGCCCGAGGGAGCTCGTCCGCTGGTTCCGAAGAGACCGCGCCCCGTCCCGGCCAAAAAGCCGAACACCCGGGCCGCTAAAAGCGAGGCTTTTGCTCTCGGCGACGTGACCAACGAGGTCCCAAGCGGGAGCGACGTGGACTCGTCTGTCGCCGATGCGGCAGGCGCTCGGGAGGCCTTTTCGCCGCAGCTTGCGGAGATTGAAGCGCGGCGTGACCGAGGGTCACCCAGAGACCCTCTGAACCGACCAAGACTGCTGCCGGCCACCAAGCCTGTTGACTTGTAG
- the LOC133487730 gene encoding gremlin-1-like has product MVCVQRPTRLRFRMAKSTRAICGVLLILGALSSPGESERNRGSQGAIPHPDKTGPNESERHPRPPRADEVLESSREALHVTERQYLKRDWCKTQPLKQTVHEEGCVSRTVINRFCYGQCNSFYIPRHVRREEGAFRSCSFCKPKRFTTVTLTLDCPDLQPPTKKKRIRRVKQCRCISIDLD; this is encoded by the coding sequence ATGGTGTGCGTACAGCGGCCGACGCGTCTGCGGTTTAGGATGGCCAAGTCGACGCGTGCGATCTGCGGCGTGTTGCTGATCCTCGGCGCGCTGTCCTCTCCCGGGGAGTCCGAAAGAAACCGAGGCTCCCAGGGCGCCATTCCTCATCCCGACAAAACCGGCCCCAACGAGTCGGAGCGGCACCCTCGACCCCCGCGGGCCGACGAGGTTCTGGAGTCCAGCCGGGAGGCTTTACACGTGACCGAGCGGCAGTACCTGAAACGGGACTGGTGCAAGACGCAGCCCCTCAAGCAGACCGTCCACGAGGAGGGCTGCGTCAGCCGCACCGTCATCAACCGCTTCTGCTACGGACAGTGCAACTCCTTCTACATCCCCAGACACGTCCGCAGGGAGGAGGGCGCCTTCCGGTCCTGCTCCTTCTGCAAACCCAAGCGCTTTACCACCGTGACTTTGACTCTGGACTGTCCCGACCTGCAGCCACCCACCAAGAAGAAACGCATCCGGCGCGTCAAACAGTGCCGCTGTATATCCATAGACCTGGACTAG